The following proteins are encoded in a genomic region of Cricetulus griseus strain 17A/GY chromosome 7, alternate assembly CriGri-PICRH-1.0, whole genome shotgun sequence:
- the LOC100768815 gene encoding lysophosphatidylcholine acyltransferase 2B, which produces MAHLTDSKQTTDTTELEVWESRTIWGENRPSLYPPAVANPFMQQTHLSAWRWACTILLGTVLVPVRVSCMAFLFMLLWPMATLTTINLPIQPTKPMKSWRKHLMKPALQFLFRMTFFFAGFLIKVKGKKATREEAPIFVTAPHSTFFDAIAVVVAGLPSVVSASHNVQIPLAGKCLLSTQPVLVKREDPNSRKTTRNEILTRVISKMKWPQILIFPEGVCTNRSCLITFKLGAFSPGVPVQPVLLRYPNTVDTVTWTWQGFSAFQAFILTLSQPFTRVEVEFMPVCIPSEEEKENPILFANTVRINMANALELPVTDHTFEDCRLMISAGALQLPMEAGLVEFTTISQKLKLDWDNIHKHLDRYAAIAVSSKGGKIGIEEFSSYLKLPISEPLEQLFSLFDRNHDGTIDFREYVIGLTVLCNPSNTEKILQISFKLFDLDEDGYITEQELTTILQAAFGVPDLDVSMLFQEMAGKDSTRVSYKTFRKFALKHPAYAKLFDSYLNLQAAYVYSSPQEVKA; this is translated from the coding sequence ATGGCTCATCTGACTGATAGCAAACAGACCACAGACACCACTGAGCTGGAGGTGTGGGAAAGCAGGACTATCTGGGGGGAGAACAGGCCCTCCTTATACCCTCCTGCAGTGGCCAACCCCTTCATGCAGCAGACCCACCTCAGTGCTTGGCGCTGGGCCTGCACCATCCTCCTGGGGACCGTGCTGGTACCTGTGCGTGTGTCCTGCATGGCCTTCCTCTTCATGCTTCTCTGGCCTATGGCCACACTCACCACCATTAACTTGCCTATTCAACCTACCAAACCCATGAAGAGTTGGAGGAAACATCTGATGAAACCGGCCCTCCAGTTCTTGTTCCGTATGACATTCTTTTTTGCTGGGTTCCTGATTAAGGTAAAAGGCAAAAAGGCCACCAGAGAGGAGGCTCCCATCTTTGTCACGGCGCCACACTCCACCTTCTTCGACGCAATCGCAGTTGTTGTGGCAGGACTCCCTTCGGTGGTCTCGGCAAGTCATAATGTGCAGATCCCATTGGCTGGGAAATGCCTCCTGTCAACTCAGCCTGTGCTGGTGAAACGAGAAGACCCAAATTCTAGAAAGACTACCCGGAATGAAATCCTGACTCGTGTGATATCGAAGATGAAATGGCCGCAGATTCTGATTTTCCCGGAAGGAGTGTGCACCAACCGCTCCTGTCTTATCACTTTCAAACTAGGAGCCTTCTCCCCAGGTGTCCCTGTGCAACCAGTGCTGCTTAGGTACCCCAACACCGTGGATACAGTGACGTGGACCTGGCAGGGGTTCAGCGCCTTCCAGGCATTTATACTAACGCTGAGTCAGCCTTTCACTAGAGTGGAAGTTGAATTTATGCCTGTTTGTATCCcaagtgaagaagaaaaggaaaatcccaTCCTTTTTGCCAACACAGTCCGAATCAACATGGCAAATGCTTTAGAACTCCCCGTGACAGATCACACTTTCGAAGACTGCAGACTGATGATTTCGGCTGGTGCCCTTCAACTACCCATGGAAGCTGGCTTGGTGGAATTTACAACCATCAGCCAGAAATTGAAATTAGATTGGGACAATATCCACAAGCATTTAGACAGATACGCTGCGATTGCGGTCTCCTCAAAGGGAGGCAAGATTGGAATTGAAGAGTTTTCAAGTTATTTAAAACTCCCAATTTCAGAGCCCCTGGAgcagcttttctctctctttgacaGGAATCACGACGGCACCATAGACTTCCGGGAGTATGTGATAGGCCTAACTGTCCTGTGCAACCCTTCCAACACAGAGAAGATTCTGCAAATATCGTTTAAACTGTTTGACCTTGATGAGGACGGCTATATAACAGAACAAGAGTTAACAACTATACTCCAGGCTGCTTTTGGAGTGCCAGACCTAGACGTTTCCATGCTCTTTCAGGAGATGGCTGGCAAGGATTCCACTAGAGTTTCGTACAAGACCTTTAGGAAGTTTGCCTTGAAGCACCCAGCGTATGCCAAATTATTTGATTCATACCTAAACCTCCAAGCAGCCTATGTATATTCATCACCACAAGAAGTAAAAGCATAG